From the Leucobacter tenebrionis genome, one window contains:
- a CDS encoding recombinase family protein, with amino-acid sequence MALVGLVRVSTKGQDTARQHDALDPICVKVFEEKVSGRLSVDERPGLRAALDYLRDGDMLTVQEVDRLGRNLLEGLIVLTELFERGIAVKVLEGIAAGEHTERSLILDLALALAEDRRRDISRKTKNGLDAARKRGRVGGRPRVIDDDKRAVILARREKGESIRVIARVLDVSVGSVHAVLAEESAKAGADA; translated from the coding sequence ATGGCACTCGTGGGACTCGTGCGGGTGAGCACGAAGGGGCAGGATACCGCTCGGCAGCACGACGCGCTCGACCCGATCTGCGTGAAGGTGTTCGAGGAGAAGGTCAGCGGCAGGCTCTCGGTCGACGAGCGCCCCGGGCTGAGGGCGGCCCTCGACTACCTGCGTGACGGCGACATGCTCACGGTGCAGGAGGTGGACCGGCTCGGCAGGAACCTGCTCGAAGGCCTGATCGTGCTCACCGAGCTGTTCGAGCGCGGCATCGCGGTGAAGGTGCTGGAGGGCATCGCCGCTGGCGAGCACACCGAGCGGTCGCTCATCCTCGACCTGGCGCTCGCCCTGGCCGAGGACCGCAGGCGCGACATCAGCCGCAAGACGAAGAACGGCCTCGACGCCGCCCGCAAGCGCGGCCGCGTCGGCGGGCGCCCGCGCGTCATCGACGACGACAAGCGCGCCGTGATCCTCGCGCGCCGCGAGAAGGGCGAGTCGATCCGGGTGATCGCCCGTGTGCTCGACGTGTCGGTCGGGAGCGTGCACGCGGTGCTCGCCGAGGAGAGCGCGAAGGCCGGTGCGGACGCATGA
- a CDS encoding DUF1643 domain-containing protein, with amino-acid sequence MIEYPVGQEPDFWDPDPADAGHRFALGRIGVRSAGSPPLVVIGMNPSHARETESDRTVNHVIEVSRREHSGWLMLNLYPERSPKPKALRPYDAGLSAANCEAIEHVLGLVEASEVLGAWGNMGGSATLRRALPDVRALLSGMGVKIYTLDSLTGQGKPRHPHPPGRPLPMLGPKRYLP; translated from the coding sequence ATGATCGAGTACCCCGTCGGCCAGGAGCCGGACTTCTGGGATCCGGACCCGGCCGATGCCGGGCACCGGTTCGCGCTGGGTCGGATCGGAGTGCGCTCCGCCGGGTCGCCGCCTCTCGTCGTGATCGGCATGAACCCGTCGCACGCCCGCGAGACCGAGTCCGACCGCACGGTGAACCACGTCATCGAAGTGTCCAGACGAGAGCACTCGGGCTGGCTCATGCTGAACCTGTACCCGGAGCGCTCGCCCAAGCCGAAGGCGCTCAGGCCCTACGATGCTGGACTGTCCGCTGCGAACTGCGAGGCGATCGAGCACGTGCTCGGGTTGGTGGAAGCGTCCGAGGTGCTCGGCGCCTGGGGGAACATGGGCGGCTCGGCGACGCTGAGGCGAGCGTTGCCCGACGTCCGAGCGCTGCTGTCGGGCATGGGCGTGAAGATCTACACGCTCGACTCCTTGACCGGGCAGGGCAAGCCGCGCCATCCTCATCCGCCGGGGCGCCCGCTGCCGATGCTCGGGCCGAAGAGATACCTGCCGTGA
- a CDS encoding ComEA family DNA-binding protein: MSHVEQSETGRPARGAGVWSPEAVLERGRWREQPPPGKVPASPPALEQEERAGVRQRLSRAVAVPLLAGTAVFVLAVLIAIVAVVLRPDAGGAELLAAEGTREPVVEEPGGSTAASSAPASSPTASSPAVDASDSPVYVHVVGEVVRPGVVEVDGGTRVAEAIEAAGGATDAAMLSAVNLAREVVDGEQILVPDAEQARAGGPAGGGAGAGAGSGAAAGAGAGAGTAAGAGAGAGTAAGAGAGAGTAATGPLDLNTADSAALETLPRVGPALAQRIIEWRAANGRFESVEQLLEVPGIGSKTLEGFRELVRV; this comes from the coding sequence ATGAGCCACGTAGAGCAGAGCGAGACCGGGCGCCCGGCGCGAGGCGCCGGGGTGTGGAGCCCGGAGGCCGTGCTGGAACGGGGGCGGTGGCGAGAGCAACCGCCCCCGGGCAAAGTGCCGGCGTCTCCTCCGGCGCTCGAGCAGGAGGAACGCGCCGGCGTTCGGCAGCGGCTGAGTCGCGCGGTCGCGGTACCGCTGCTCGCGGGCACCGCGGTGTTCGTCCTCGCTGTGCTGATCGCGATCGTCGCGGTCGTGCTGCGACCTGACGCGGGAGGCGCGGAACTGCTCGCGGCGGAGGGCACCCGAGAGCCGGTCGTCGAGGAGCCGGGCGGATCCACGGCCGCGTCATCGGCGCCCGCATCATCGCCAACGGCGTCATCGCCGGCGGTCGATGCGAGTGATTCGCCTGTATACGTGCACGTGGTGGGCGAGGTCGTGCGCCCCGGAGTGGTCGAGGTGGACGGCGGGACCCGCGTTGCCGAGGCCATCGAGGCGGCCGGGGGCGCCACCGATGCCGCGATGCTCTCCGCGGTCAATCTCGCGCGGGAGGTCGTCGACGGCGAGCAGATCCTCGTGCCCGACGCCGAGCAGGCGCGTGCAGGCGGGCCTGCCGGCGGAGGTGCGGGAGCGGGTGCCGGATCTGGTGCCGCCGCGGGCGCGGGTGCAGGTGCGGGTACGGCCGCAGGCGCGGGGGCAGGTGCGGGTACGGCCGCAGGCGCGGGGGCAGGTGCGGGTACGGCGGCGACTGGCCCACTGGATCTCAACACGGCCGACTCTGCGGCGCTCGAGACGCTGCCGCGGGTCGGGCCGGCGCTCGCGCAGCGCATCATCGAGTGGCGCGCCGCCAACGGCCGATTCGAGTCGGTGGAGCAGCTGCTCGAGGTGCCTGGGATCGGTTCGAAGACCCTCGAGGGCTTCCGCGAACTGGTGCGCGTATGA
- the leuS gene encoding leucine--tRNA ligase gives MCAPATAGDPELPNDIEVCVSERQAGGEKNEAAQRAREAEGYDFQAIQDRWLPVWDELKPFEVSGDSGRPAKYVLDMFPYPSGDLHMGHAEAFCFGDVLARYWRGRGYDVLHPIGWDSFGLPAENAAIKRGVDPREWTYANIDQQKASFRTYAPSFDWSRVLHTSDPEYYRWNQWLFLKMYEKGLAYRKASWVNWDPVDQTVLANEQVLADGTSERSGAVVVKKKLTQWYFRITDYADRLLDDLDQLEGKWPTKVLNMQRNWIGRSRGAEVEFEIEGRAEKVPVFTTRPDTLHGATFMVVAPDSDLAAELAAGASPEVRMQFQAYLEQTQKQTEIERQSADREKTGVFLDHFAVNPVNGERIPVWASDYVLADYGHGAIMAVPAHDQRDLDFALKFELPVRVVLDVRDEDGAQLPDPAEGGVALAGDGTLINSGDLDGLAKTEAIAKAIEILEQRGTGRAATTYRLRDWLISRQRYWGTPIPILHGTGEHDGEMKPVPLDSLPVELPSSEGLDLKPKGSSPLGAATEWASVVDPDTGESWTRDPDTMDTFVDSSWYYLRFLSANDDTQPFDPAEAKRWGPIDQYAGGVEHAILHLLYSRFITKVLHDLGYLDFEEPFTALLNQGMVLLDGAKMSKSKGNLVEFASELREHGADALRVTLAFAGPPEDDIDWADVSVQGSAKFLARAWRIAQDVQDGGAPVGASFDGGDPALRKHTHHLLADAPGLVEAYKFNVVVARLMDQVNVTRKAIDSGCGVADPAVRESAEAIAVILSLFAPYTAEDMWAKLGHEPTVALAEWPAADPSLLVEAEVTMVVQVDGKVRDRLTLPASVTEAEAEAAARASAGVQRAIGDREIVNVVVRVPKIVSIATK, from the coding sequence ATGTGTGCGCCCGCGACAGCGGGCGATCCCGAACTCCCCAACGATATCGAGGTGTGTGTGAGCGAGCGGCAAGCCGGCGGCGAGAAGAACGAGGCCGCGCAGCGGGCGCGTGAGGCCGAGGGCTACGACTTCCAGGCGATCCAGGATCGGTGGCTTCCGGTCTGGGACGAGCTGAAGCCATTCGAGGTGAGCGGCGACAGCGGCCGCCCGGCGAAGTACGTGCTCGACATGTTCCCCTACCCCTCGGGCGACCTGCACATGGGCCACGCCGAGGCGTTCTGCTTCGGCGACGTGCTCGCGCGCTACTGGCGCGGCCGCGGCTACGACGTGCTGCACCCGATCGGCTGGGACTCCTTCGGGCTCCCGGCCGAGAACGCCGCCATCAAGCGCGGCGTCGACCCCCGCGAGTGGACCTACGCGAACATCGACCAGCAGAAGGCGTCGTTCCGCACCTACGCGCCCTCGTTCGACTGGAGCCGCGTGCTGCACACGAGCGACCCCGAATACTACAGGTGGAACCAGTGGCTGTTCCTCAAGATGTACGAGAAGGGCCTCGCGTACCGCAAGGCCAGCTGGGTCAACTGGGATCCGGTGGATCAGACCGTGCTCGCCAACGAGCAGGTGCTGGCCGACGGCACCTCCGAGCGCTCCGGCGCCGTCGTGGTGAAGAAGAAGCTGACGCAGTGGTACTTCCGCATCACCGACTACGCGGATCGCCTGCTCGACGACCTCGACCAGCTCGAGGGCAAGTGGCCCACCAAGGTGCTGAACATGCAGCGCAACTGGATCGGCCGCTCGCGCGGCGCGGAGGTCGAGTTCGAGATCGAGGGCCGCGCTGAGAAGGTGCCGGTGTTCACCACCCGGCCCGACACGCTGCACGGCGCGACGTTCATGGTGGTGGCGCCCGATTCCGACCTCGCCGCCGAACTCGCAGCCGGGGCCTCTCCGGAGGTTCGCATGCAGTTCCAGGCCTACCTCGAGCAGACCCAGAAGCAGACCGAGATCGAGCGCCAGAGCGCCGATCGCGAGAAGACGGGCGTCTTCCTCGACCACTTCGCGGTGAACCCGGTGAACGGCGAGCGCATCCCCGTCTGGGCCTCCGACTACGTGCTCGCGGACTACGGTCACGGCGCGATCATGGCCGTGCCTGCGCACGACCAGCGCGACCTCGACTTCGCGCTCAAGTTCGAGCTGCCCGTGCGCGTCGTGCTCGACGTGCGCGACGAGGACGGCGCGCAGCTGCCTGATCCCGCCGAGGGCGGGGTCGCGCTCGCGGGTGACGGCACGCTGATCAACTCGGGGGACCTCGACGGTCTCGCGAAGACCGAGGCGATCGCGAAGGCGATCGAGATCCTCGAGCAGCGCGGCACCGGGCGCGCCGCCACCACGTACCGCCTGCGCGACTGGCTGATCTCGCGCCAGCGCTACTGGGGCACGCCGATCCCGATCCTGCACGGCACCGGCGAGCACGACGGCGAGATGAAGCCCGTGCCGCTGGATTCGCTTCCCGTCGAGCTGCCCTCCTCGGAGGGGCTCGATCTCAAGCCGAAGGGCTCGTCGCCGCTCGGCGCCGCGACGGAGTGGGCCTCAGTCGTCGATCCCGACACCGGTGAGAGCTGGACGAGGGATCCCGACACCATGGACACCTTCGTCGACAGCTCCTGGTACTACCTGCGGTTCCTCTCGGCGAACGACGACACGCAGCCCTTCGACCCGGCCGAGGCGAAGCGCTGGGGGCCGATCGACCAGTACGCCGGCGGCGTGGAGCACGCGATCCTGCACCTGCTCTACTCGCGCTTCATCACCAAGGTGCTGCACGATCTCGGCTATCTCGACTTCGAGGAGCCCTTCACGGCGCTGCTGAACCAGGGCATGGTGCTGCTCGACGGCGCGAAGATGTCGAAGTCGAAGGGCAATCTCGTCGAGTTCGCGAGCGAGCTGCGCGAGCACGGCGCCGATGCGCTGCGCGTGACCCTCGCCTTCGCGGGGCCGCCCGAGGACGACATCGACTGGGCCGACGTGTCGGTGCAGGGCTCGGCGAAGTTCCTGGCGCGCGCCTGGCGCATCGCTCAGGACGTGCAGGACGGCGGGGCACCGGTCGGCGCCTCGTTCGACGGCGGCGACCCCGCGCTGCGCAAGCACACGCATCACCTGCTCGCAGACGCTCCCGGGCTGGTCGAGGCCTACAAGTTCAACGTCGTCGTCGCCCGGCTCATGGACCAGGTCAACGTCACGCGCAAGGCCATCGACTCCGGCTGCGGCGTCGCCGACCCCGCTGTGCGCGAGTCGGCCGAGGCTATCGCAGTGATCCTCTCGCTGTTCGCGCCGTACACCGCCGAGGACATGTGGGCGAAGCTCGGGCACGAGCCCACGGTCGCCCTCGCAGAGTGGCCCGCGGCCGATCCGTCGCTGCTCGTCGAGGCCGAGGTGACCATGGTGGTGCAGGTCGACGGCAAGGTTCGGGATCGACTGACGCTGCCGGCATCGGTCACCGAGGCCGAGGCCGAGGCCGCCGCGCGGGCGTCGGCGGGCGTGCAGCGCGCGATCGGCGACCGCGAGATCGTGAACGTGGTCGTGCGCGTGCCGAAGATCGTGAGCATCGCCACGAAGTAG
- a CDS encoding anthranilate synthase component I family protein — protein MTGRLVGSGDAVAAARLLAASGRPWCWLDGEAAAPGEPRVSYFGVASEVRIAEPGAEREFLAGLRAAPERPDAPAMPGFHGGWAVALSYEFGVALLGLEPARDAGTGLPAPAFALRLDGVLAIDHERGASELRGDTSELEALLDTRLPGDLPSFGPHRYFGSEPVNRSETTATSEERDERRLWRRTDADYAREVEACRSAIRDGEAYVLCLTDTAEVRGRFDPLELFLRLRARGGAVRGGVIAAGDRALVSASPERFLSVRGRRILTHPIKGTRPRGADPEADRALAEQLAADPKERAENLMIVDLMRNDLGRVCEAGSVGVEGFLRVESHPHVHQLVSTVAGTLRAGADVFDAIEVCFPGGSMTGAPKRRAVEILRELEGAPRGLYSGCFGWVGDGGDAELAMTIRSVELRAVDGAPGLALIGAGGGITADSDPERETAEKHLKAAPLLTAVGALSSSPHPRYS, from the coding sequence GTGACAGGGAGACTGGTCGGGTCGGGCGACGCCGTGGCCGCGGCGCGCCTGCTGGCCGCGAGCGGCAGACCGTGGTGCTGGTTGGACGGCGAGGCCGCGGCGCCCGGAGAGCCGCGGGTGAGCTACTTCGGTGTGGCGAGCGAGGTCAGGATCGCCGAGCCCGGTGCCGAGCGCGAGTTCCTGGCCGGTCTGCGAGCCGCTCCCGAGCGGCCCGACGCGCCGGCGATGCCGGGCTTCCACGGCGGGTGGGCCGTTGCTCTGAGCTACGAGTTCGGCGTCGCGCTGCTGGGGCTGGAGCCGGCGCGGGACGCCGGAACCGGGCTCCCCGCGCCGGCGTTCGCGCTGCGGCTCGACGGGGTGCTGGCGATCGATCACGAGCGCGGTGCGTCCGAGCTGCGCGGCGATACGAGCGAGCTGGAGGCGCTGCTCGACACGCGCCTCCCCGGCGACCTCCCATCCTTCGGACCTCACCGTTATTTCGGATCGGAGCCGGTGAATCGGTCCGAAACAACGGCGACATCCGAAGAAAGGGACGAGCGGCGCCTCTGGCGACGCACGGACGCGGACTATGCGCGCGAGGTCGAGGCGTGCCGATCCGCGATCCGCGACGGCGAGGCCTACGTGCTGTGCCTCACGGACACGGCCGAGGTGCGGGGGCGCTTCGATCCGCTCGAGCTGTTCCTGCGGCTCCGTGCCCGGGGCGGGGCCGTGCGCGGGGGTGTGATCGCGGCGGGGGATCGCGCACTGGTGAGCGCGAGCCCGGAGCGCTTCCTGAGTGTGCGGGGTCGCCGGATCCTCACCCACCCGATCAAGGGCACCAGGCCGCGGGGAGCGGACCCCGAAGCCGATCGCGCCCTCGCCGAGCAGCTCGCGGCCGACCCCAAGGAGCGCGCCGAGAACCTCATGATCGTCGACCTCATGCGCAACGATCTCGGCCGGGTGTGCGAGGCGGGATCGGTGGGCGTCGAGGGGTTTCTGCGCGTCGAGAGCCACCCGCACGTGCACCAGCTGGTCAGCACCGTCGCGGGAACGCTGCGTGCGGGGGCCGACGTCTTCGACGCGATCGAGGTCTGCTTCCCCGGCGGGTCGATGACGGGGGCGCCGAAGCGGCGCGCGGTCGAGATCCTCCGCGAGCTGGAGGGCGCGCCGCGGGGGCTCTACTCCGGATGCTTCGGCTGGGTCGGTGACGGGGGCGACGCCGAGCTCGCGATGACGATCCGCAGCGTCGAACTGCGAGCGGTCGACGGGGCGCCGGGTCTCGCGCTGATCGGGGCCGGGGGCGGGATCACGGCCGACTCCGATCCCGAACGCGAGACGGCCGAGAAGCACCTCAAGGCCGCCCCGCTGCTCACCGCGGTCGGCGCGCTCAGCTCGTCCCCGCATCCGCGGTATTCTTGA
- a CDS encoding aminotransferase class IV, whose translation MTAASDGAKTAARPGAEPGALLVADSFRVRVNPRTGAAEVRGLDEHLDRFRRSVLAQMPSAEKSDAEAETLERIDLFLDEALHRIAEYGEGFPRLELWGSERTGGDSEFALSLRPLPALGDTIELRSAPGVLLERPYLKGPNIPRLAELNRELGAEALLLDAIGCAVEGATTSLIWWTDDTDQSGHYIAEERARDRGNRVESVTEGLLRQAAQQRLVGRKPEQGRTSALTPARPKPAELARAEIWAVNALHGIRVVASVDGAPAPAPVKHRLRWFREALDRTWQPVAP comes from the coding sequence GTGACTGCTGCATCGGACGGCGCCAAGACAGCCGCACGGCCCGGTGCCGAGCCGGGCGCACTGCTCGTCGCCGACTCGTTCCGGGTGCGGGTGAACCCTCGCACGGGCGCCGCCGAGGTGCGCGGACTCGACGAGCATCTCGATCGTTTTCGCCGCTCGGTGCTCGCGCAGATGCCGTCCGCCGAGAAGAGCGACGCCGAAGCCGAGACTCTCGAACGCATCGACCTGTTCCTCGACGAGGCCCTGCACCGCATCGCCGAGTACGGCGAGGGGTTTCCCCGCCTCGAGCTCTGGGGCTCCGAGCGCACCGGGGGCGATTCCGAATTCGCCCTTTCGCTGCGGCCACTGCCCGCGCTGGGCGACACGATCGAGCTGCGCTCTGCCCCCGGGGTGCTCCTCGAACGCCCGTATCTCAAGGGCCCGAACATCCCGCGCCTCGCCGAGCTGAACCGCGAACTCGGCGCCGAGGCGCTGCTGCTCGACGCGATTGGTTGCGCGGTCGAGGGCGCGACCACGAGCCTGATCTGGTGGACGGACGACACGGATCAGTCCGGTCATTACATCGCCGAGGAGCGGGCGAGGGATCGCGGGAACCGGGTCGAGTCCGTGACCGAGGGGCTGCTGCGACAGGCCGCGCAGCAGCGACTCGTAGGGCGCAAGCCCGAGCAGGGCCGCACGAGCGCGCTCACCCCGGCACGGCCGAAGCCCGCGGAGCTCGCGCGCGCCGAGATCTGGGCGGTGAACGCGCTGCACGGGATCCGCGTCGTCGCGAGCGTCGACGGCGCGCCCGCGCCCGCGCCGGTCAAGCACCGCCTCCGGTGGTTCCGCGAGGCGCTCGACCGGACCTGGCAGCCCGTCGCACCCTGA
- a CDS encoding SPFH domain-containing protein produces the protein MTASPEPVATEPVGHDGIRVDISERPAWHRGSAAGIAAFLLGILAIPGGGALVIRGGLLLDEGEASGGVMLALGIVVVIAAVLVFTMFTIVAPGQTSVRQFFGRYVGTVRNNGISFVAPFTTGRKVSVRVHNFETNELKVNDSDGNPIHIAAIVVWQVADTAKAVFAVEAYDEFIETQAEAALRHVATTHPYDEPGPGEQSLRGSTDLVSAELAEEVAARVAIAGLEVLEVRISSLAYAPEIAQAMLQRQQASAIIAAREKIVEGAVTMVDQALTRLEHEDIVSLDDERRAQMVSNLLLVLTSDQRATPVINAGSLYS, from the coding sequence ATGACCGCAAGCCCCGAACCCGTCGCCACCGAACCCGTCGGCCACGACGGCATCCGCGTCGACATCTCCGAGCGCCCCGCCTGGCATCGGGGCAGCGCCGCGGGCATCGCCGCGTTCCTGCTCGGCATACTCGCGATCCCGGGCGGCGGGGCGCTCGTCATCAGAGGCGGCCTCTTGCTCGACGAGGGCGAAGCGTCCGGCGGGGTGATGCTGGCCCTCGGCATCGTGGTCGTCATCGCGGCCGTGCTGGTCTTCACCATGTTCACGATCGTCGCGCCCGGCCAGACCTCGGTGCGGCAGTTCTTCGGCCGCTACGTCGGCACGGTGCGGAACAACGGCATCAGCTTCGTCGCCCCCTTCACCACGGGGCGCAAGGTGTCGGTGCGCGTGCACAACTTCGAGACCAACGAGCTGAAGGTCAACGACTCCGACGGCAACCCGATCCACATCGCAGCCATCGTCGTGTGGCAGGTCGCCGACACCGCCAAGGCGGTCTTCGCGGTCGAGGCCTACGACGAGTTCATCGAGACGCAGGCCGAAGCGGCGTTGCGTCACGTCGCCACCACGCACCCCTACGACGAGCCCGGCCCGGGCGAGCAGTCCCTGCGCGGCAGCACCGATCTCGTCTCGGCCGAGCTCGCCGAGGAGGTCGCGGCGCGCGTGGCGATCGCGGGTCTCGAGGTGCTCGAGGTGCGCATCTCGTCGCTGGCCTACGCCCCCGAGATCGCCCAGGCCATGCTGCAGCGCCAGCAGGCGAGCGCGATCATCGCGGCGCGCGAGAAGATCGTCGAGGGCGCGGTGACCATGGTCGATCAGGCGCTCACCCGTCTCGAGCACGAGGACATCGTCTCCCTCGACGACGAGCGGCGCGCGCAGATGGTCTCGAACCTGCTGCTCGTGCTGACGAGCGACCAGCGGGCCACGCCGGTGATCAACGCGGGATCGCTCTACAGCTGA
- the cydC gene encoding thiol reductant ABC exporter subunit CydC, producing the protein MSRGSVLARAMPSARRRAPGTLLGVLADACVVGLLGLSMWLIVRSGEQPPILHLTFAVVGVRALAIGRAAFRYTERLFSHDAALAQLATLRAQTFEALVPRVPGAIESHRRGEVLAAFVDDVDQLQDEPLRVRQPLIVSGVVVLLSLLVIALVSPLAALILASALLVSGALAAFLAERFAGAEDRELSAARAGLTDALLERFASAEVLAAFGATGMQRQRIADAEARLSRVQLRRARAAGLTGGLLSLGAGLASLLTLLALMPGLGDGVGAGGGAGGGVLSAPLLAAVVVVPAAVFEVFAQVPAALAARRAVRASADRVALLTEAALPPEIPIDAVPTPDSVDEHPRRPGPLISVRDLAVRHPGAGSDAVAGVDFDLNAGQTLVVTGESGAGKSTLALALVRFLEYRGSYRLRGIEARELPIAQVRRVVGLCEQTPHLFDADLRQNLKFARDTASDDDLMAVLDQVGLGPWARARGGLDAPVGEHGALVSGGQAQRIALARAILADFPIVVLDEPTAGVDRELADRLLTDLVGAVPSDRAVILITHTELPAGIDARRLALPRR; encoded by the coding sequence ATGAGCCGTGGATCCGTGCTCGCCCGGGCGATGCCCTCCGCGCGGCGGCGCGCCCCAGGAACGCTGCTGGGTGTGCTCGCCGACGCGTGCGTGGTCGGCCTGCTGGGGCTCAGCATGTGGCTGATCGTGCGCTCGGGGGAGCAGCCTCCGATCCTGCACCTCACCTTCGCCGTGGTCGGCGTGCGCGCCCTCGCGATCGGCCGCGCGGCGTTCCGGTACACGGAGCGGCTCTTCAGCCACGATGCCGCCCTCGCCCAGCTCGCGACGCTGCGCGCGCAGACGTTCGAGGCGCTCGTGCCGCGAGTCCCGGGGGCGATCGAGTCCCACCGCCGCGGCGAGGTGCTCGCGGCGTTCGTCGACGACGTCGACCAGCTGCAGGACGAGCCGCTGCGCGTGCGCCAGCCGCTCATCGTGAGCGGTGTCGTCGTGCTGCTGAGCCTGCTCGTCATCGCGCTCGTCTCGCCCCTCGCCGCTCTGATCCTCGCGAGCGCGCTGCTCGTCTCGGGAGCACTCGCCGCCTTCCTCGCCGAGCGCTTCGCCGGCGCCGAGGATCGCGAGCTCAGCGCCGCGCGGGCCGGGCTGACAGACGCGCTGCTCGAGCGCTTCGCCTCGGCCGAGGTGCTCGCGGCCTTCGGCGCCACCGGCATGCAGCGGCAGCGGATCGCGGACGCCGAAGCCAGGCTGTCGCGGGTGCAGCTGCGCCGAGCGCGCGCCGCGGGACTGACCGGGGGATTGCTCTCACTCGGCGCGGGCCTCGCCTCACTGCTGACGCTCCTCGCGCTGATGCCCGGGCTCGGGGACGGCGTCGGGGCCGGTGGAGGCGCGGGCGGCGGGGTGCTCAGCGCGCCCCTCCTCGCGGCGGTCGTCGTGGTGCCCGCCGCGGTCTTCGAGGTGTTCGCGCAGGTGCCGGCGGCTCTCGCGGCGCGGCGGGCCGTGCGGGCGAGCGCGGATCGCGTGGCGCTGCTCACCGAGGCCGCCCTGCCGCCCGAGATCCCGATCGACGCCGTGCCGACTCCCGATTCTGTCGATGAGCATCCGCGTCGCCCCGGCCCGCTCATCTCAGTGCGCGACCTCGCAGTGCGCCACCCGGGTGCCGGGAGCGACGCAGTCGCGGGTGTCGACTTCGACCTGAACGCCGGGCAGACCCTCGTGGTGACCGGTGAGAGCGGGGCCGGCAAGAGCACGCTCGCGCTGGCGCTCGTGCGCTTCCTCGAGTATCGGGGCTCGTACCGGCTGCGCGGGATCGAAGCCCGCGAACTGCCGATCGCGCAGGTGCGGCGCGTCGTCGGCCTCTGCGAGCAGACGCCGCACCTCTTCGATGCCGACCTGCGTCAGAACCTCAAGTTCGCGCGCGACACGGCGAGCGACGACGACCTGATGGCGGTGCTCGACCAGGTCGGGCTCGGCCCGTGGGCACGGGCTCGCGGCGGGCTCGACGCGCCCGTGGGGGAGCACGGCGCGCTCGTCTCTGGCGGTCAGGCCCAGCGGATCGCGCTCGCGCGGGCCATCCTCGCCGACTTCCCGATCGTCGTGCTCGACGAACCCACCGCCGGGGTCGACCGCGAACTCGCCGATCGGCTGCTCACCGACCTCGTGGGAGCGGTCCCCTCGGACCGAGCGGTGATCCTCATCACCCACACCGAACTGCCGGCCGGGATCGACGCCCGCCGGCTCGCGCTGCCGCGGAGGTGA